A segment of the Aureimonas sp. SA4125 genome:
TAGATCGCGCCGTCATAGGCCTGGACGCGGCCCTCGTTCGTCTTGCCATCGGGCAGATCCATCTTCTCGAAGACGACGTTCCAGCTCTCCGGCGCCGTCTTGAAGACGTCCGTGTTGTACATCAGAACGTTCGGTCCCCACTGATACGGCACGCCGTAGTGCTCGCCGCCGACCGTGTACCAGGGCGCGTCCTGCAGGCGCTTGTCGACCTTGCTCCATCCCGGGATAAGTTGGGTGTTGACCGGCTGGACCTTCTTGCCGGCGACGAGACGGAGCGAGGCATCGCCCGAGGCGGTGACGAGATCGAAGCCTCCCTGGTTCATCAGCGTGACCATCTCGTCCGAGGTGGCGGCGGTCTTCACGTTGACGGTGCAGCCGGTCGCCTTCTCGAAGGAGGTCACCCAGTCATAGGCCTTGTCGGTCTCGCCACGCTCGATATAGCCGGGCCAGGCGACGATATCGACCGCCCCCTCCCCCTCGCCGATCTCGGTCATGGCAGCCTGCGCCATGGCCTGGCCGGAAAATACCGTGGCCATCATCAGAGCCGTCGCGGTCCTCAATGCTGCCTTCATGGTGGTGCCTCCAAAATCCCGGAGCCGCGCCCGATGCCCAGCCTTTCCCGAGGTTTTCACGCCTGTGAGGTCACGGCAAATTCATTCGTCCGATAGATCTCTTCGGATTTTCCGATATCAGATCAGAGGCGAAGCCGCGCCAGGCGCGGCGACTGCGCGAGGGCGATGAAGTCGCGCGCCGCCTCCGACAGGCCCGATCCGCGGCGCCATACCATTCCCACCTGCACCACCGGCAGCGGGTCCGCGATCGAGCGGCTGACGATCCGGTCGCCTTCCAGCGACCAGGGCCGGTAGACGAGGTCGGGCAGGATCGCGATGCCCGCGCCCGTCGCGACGAGGCTGCGCACCGCCTCGACCGACCGCGTGCGGAACGCCACGTTCGGCTTGGCCCCGAGAGCCGAGAGCAGGCGCCCCGTATTCTCCTCGGTCTCGTCGACTGTCAGCATGATCAAGGGCTCGCGGCCGATGTCGGCGATGGCAATGCCCTCCGTCGCGGCCAGGCGATGACCGACCGGCAGCCACAGCCGGTAGGGCGAGGTCTCGAAGATCTCCGCCTGCAGCGCCACGCGGTCGCGAAGGTTCGAGATCACCATGACGGCGACATCGAGTTCGCCGCCGACGAGGAGATGCTCGAGATACTCGCCATTGTCCTCGTTGGCGCTGAGCACGATGCCCGGAAAGGCACGGCGATAGCGCGCGAGAATGTCGGAGAGGACGTAGCCGGCGACGAGCGAGGTGACGCCGACGTTCAAGCTACCGGTCGCAGCTTCCCGGTTGTCGCCGAAACTCGAGCGGGCATCGGCGACGGCGCTGAGAATGCGGGCGGCATGGCGCTGGAACTGCTGGCCCTGATGGGTAACCCTCAGACCGCGGCGGTGGCGATCGAAGAGCTTCACGCCAAGATCGGTCTCCAGTTCCTTGATCGCCTCGGTCACGGCCGACTGCGAGACCGACAGGCTCTGCGCCGCGCCCGACACGGTGCCCCCCTCGGCGATGGCGAGGAAGTAGCTGAGCTGGCGGAGGGTGAAGGCCATGGATCTTTCCGGCGCCGATGACCGGCATGGCCGTAGCTTGGCAGAGATCGCCGCGACCTGCAGCATCAGGAGCGCAATTTCCAGAGCTGTTGTCGCTGGTGGCCGGTGGGGGAGACATCCGCATTGCCGCAAAGGACCGGCCGCACCATCTCGTCGAGGCGCGCATGCATGTCGTTGCCACGATCGAGGAGACCGCGATGTCCGACGAGACGGAAACGCCCGAGAGCAAGCTGACCCGGACGAAGCAGGAATGGGCCAGCCAGGGGAAATTCCTGACCGGCCGGGCGTCGCGACCGGAAGCGGACCGCCTGCCGCCCGGCCAGCATCTCGTCCAGAACTGGCCCATCCTCGATCTCGGCCTGCGCCCCGATACGACGCCGGCAAGCTTCCGGCTGCGCGTCGACGGCGCCGTCGATGCGCCTGCCCTCTGGGATTTTCCGCAACTGATGGCGCAAAAGCAGACGGAAGCTGTCTCCGACATCCACTGCGTCACCACCTGGTCGCGCTACGACAACCGCTGGTCAGGCGTCGCAACATCGGATCTTCTTGAGACCGTCCGGCCCAAATCCGGGGCCGCCTTCGTCGTCCTCCACTGCGACGACGGCTATACCACCAACCTCGCGCTCGCCGATTTCGCTGCCCCCGGCGCCATGCTCGTCCATGCCTGGGAGGGCCGCCCCCTCGCGTCGGAACATGGCGGACCGGTGCGCCTCGTCGTGCCGCATCTCTACTTCTGGAAAAGCGCGAAATGGCTGAAGCGCATCGAATTCCGGACGAAGGACGAGCCGGGGTTCTGGGAGGTGCGCGGCTATCACAATCGCGGCGATCCCTGGAACGAGGAGCGCTATTCGGACTGACGGCCGGCAGCATCTGATCGGTCCTCATGCCAGATTGCGGAGCATCGGGCGGTCCCCTTTTGCACACGCCATGACCGCGGGTCTCACCAGCAATGCAAGCCGCCCGACGAGCGCCACTGGCGAAAGTGGCGGCTCTGCCCTACAGGCTTGCCGTCGCCGACCGCGACACCATTTCTGCAGGTCGGGACGTCGGGAGAAAACCAACATGCGCATCAAAATCATTGCCGCGGTCGCGGCCGGGATCGTCGTCACGCTCTCGGGCTGCGTCGACGAAGGACCGCGCCATGGCGGTGGGTATCGTTCTCCGGGGCCCGTCTACATCGGCGGCGACCGCGGTTACGACCGCCGCTATTCGGACGGCCGCGACTATCGCGACCGTCGCGATCGTTCCCGCGATTTCGGCCGGGATGGCCGGCGCGACGACGATCGCCGCTATGGCGAGAACCGCCGTGACGACGACCGGCGCGGCGACGGCAGGCGAGACGACGACAGGCGAGACGAGCGCCGGGGCGGTGATCGAACGGACGGACGCCGGGGCGACGAGCAGGAGCGCCGTAACGACGCCGGCCCGAGGAACAGGCCTGCCACTGCGCCCGCACGCTCGGGCGTCGACCCGCGGTCTCTGCGCCTGGCATGTCCTGAAGGCAGCACTCCGGAAGAGTGCCGTCGCACGCCTGCCCGTTCGCACGGCGGCTGAGGTCGGCGACGGCGCGATTGCGGTGCCGCACAGCGGATGCCGAGACAAGGCCGCTTCACCGGTTCGCGCGGTGGCGC
Coding sequences within it:
- a CDS encoding LysR substrate-binding domain-containing protein, which codes for MAFTLRQLSYFLAIAEGGTVSGAAQSLSVSQSAVTEAIKELETDLGVKLFDRHRRGLRVTHQGQQFQRHAARILSAVADARSSFGDNREAATGSLNVGVTSLVAGYVLSDILARYRRAFPGIVLSANEDNGEYLEHLLVGGELDVAVMVISNLRDRVALQAEIFETSPYRLWLPVGHRLAATEGIAIADIGREPLIMLTVDETEENTGRLLSALGAKPNVAFRTRSVEAVRSLVATGAGIAILPDLVYRPWSLEGDRIVSRSIADPLPVVQVGMVWRRGSGLSEAARDFIALAQSPRLARLRL
- a CDS encoding sulfite oxidase-like oxidoreductase, with the protein product MSDETETPESKLTRTKQEWASQGKFLTGRASRPEADRLPPGQHLVQNWPILDLGLRPDTTPASFRLRVDGAVDAPALWDFPQLMAQKQTEAVSDIHCVTTWSRYDNRWSGVATSDLLETVRPKSGAAFVVLHCDDGYTTNLALADFAAPGAMLVHAWEGRPLASEHGGPVRLVVPHLYFWKSAKWLKRIEFRTKDEPGFWEVRGYHNRGDPWNEERYSD